The window CTGCTCGGCTAAGCGCGACACGACTTGGGGGCATGACAAACCCCGGCGGTCCATCAAGGATCGCCGGGGTTTTTCGTGTGTGGTGCGCATCCCGAACACCGTGCGCTGTGATTCCGGCCTTGAGCGGGACCGTTGCGAAAGTGCCCGCCGTCCTCCTGCGCAGGCAGGAGCCCAAGGCCAGGCAGAACAACGCCTCGTGGGACCTGCAACCCTGGGCTCCTGCCTGCGCAGGAGCACGGTGTTGCCCTTCGCGAAGGTCCGGTCTTGAGCCGGGTCCCGCTGTTATATCGCTGTTACGAATGAAGCGGGACCCCGGATCACGGCCGGGGTGACGGGGACGCAAGGACGCTTCCCATCACTCCCCGCCCTGGACGGTCAGGTCGTCGACGGTATCGGGATCGTCGGCGGTCGCCTCGGCGCCATCTTCCACCTCACCGATGGCGAGCCCGTCGGGGGTCGCCGGCAGCTCGTCCGGATGGCGCAAGGGTTCGCCGCTGGCGTCGGTGTGCTCCAGCGGCGTTTCGTCGTCGTCGGTACGGCGGTCGGTCATGATGTGTCTCCCGGCATTGGCACGGGAGAACGCGCGAGCGTCAGCTGCGCTGCATCGCCTTCTTCAGCCGGGCGTGCGCGGCGGACTTGATCTGGCATACGCGCGCGGCGCCGACGCCCAGCACCTCGCCGATCTCCTCCAGGTTCAGTTCCTCGACGTGATACAGCTGGATCACCATCTGCTCGCGCTCGGGCAGGCTGGCGATCGCGGCGATCAGGCGGTCGCGCGTCTGCGCTTCCGACAATTGCTCGAACGCATCGGGCGTGTCGCTGGCGAACCAGGGCTGGTCGTCGGCATAAACTTCGTCGATCGATTCGTACTTCACCGCGTCCGCGGCGGCATAGTCGGTACGCAGCTTCTCGGGCGTCAGCCCCATATGCTCCGCCAGCTCGCGATCGGTCGGCGCGCGGTGCAGCGCGCCCGACAGCTGGTTGACCGCGCGCGAATATTCGCGCCGCCGCCGGATCGCCCCGCGCGTCATCGCGGCGTGCCGGCGCAGCTCGTCGATCATCGCGCCGCGCAGGCGGGTGACCAGATATTGCTTCAGCGTCACCGCGCCGCGATCCTCGAACGAGGCCACCGCCTCGACCAGCGCGACCAGGCCGACCTGGACCAGGTCCTCCACCTCGATCGCGGTGGAGACCGAGCCGTGGACGTGCCACGCCAGCCGCCGGACGAGCGGCAGGTGCTCGCGCACCAGCGCATTCTCGTCGCGTGCGCGCGGGCGCGGGGAATAGGTGAGCGGGGTGGCCGCGGCGAAGGTGCCGCGCATCGGTTCCGCGCTCATGCCGCCAGCGCCTGCTGCTGGTGGCCGCCGATGATGGCGACGACCTCGACGGGCTTGTCCTCTGGGACTTCGAAGAAGCTCATGACAGGGGTATCCGGAAGAACGGTGCGGACGAGTTTGCGGATCGCGACGCGGATCGCGGGCTGGACGACCAGCGCGAACGGCTTCGCTTCCGCGATGAGCGGCTGGGCCGCATCTTGGAGCGCGTCGACGATGCGGCGGCCCAGTTCGGGTTCGATGACGTGGCGGCCGGGGTCGTTGCGCATGGCCTGCCCCAGCAGCTGCTCCAGCCCACCCTCCAGCGTCATGACGCGCAGCGGCTCGCGCACGCCGGCGAGGCGGGAGATGATGAGCGGACCCAGTTCGGGGCGGATCAGCTCGATCAGCTCGAACGGGTCGTGGGTACGCGTCGACGCGACCGAGATGGCAGCGGCGATGCGGCGGAATTCCTTGAGCGGGATGCCTTCGTTCAGCAGCCCCTTGAGCACCGCGGTCAGCGCGGTCAGCGGCAGCGGGGCCAGCGCGGCGACCAGCTGCGGCGAGCGCTCCTTCAGCCCGTCGAGCAGCGCCTGCACCTCGTCGGCGCCCAGCAGGTCGGCGGCGTTGGCGCCCAGCGCATGGTTCAGGTGCGTCGCGATGACGGTGCCCGAATCCACCACCAGATAGCCCTGGCCGGTCGCGGCATCGGCATCGCCGGTGGAGATCCAGGTCGCGTCGAGGCCGAAGGTCGGATCCTTCGCCTTCTTGCCGATCAGCTCGCCGAAGCCCTGCCCGGTGTCGAGCGCCAGCATCTCGTCGGGCGAGACCTGATCCTCTCCCACGCACACCCCGCCCAGCATCAGGCGATAGGTATAGGGGGCCAGGTTGATGTCGTCGCGCACGCGCACCTGCGGCACCACGAAGCCGAGCTCCTTCGACAGCTGTCGGCGTACGCCGGTGATGCGCCCCATCAGCGGCGCGCCGCGGCGTTCGTCGACCAGCGGGACCAGGCCATAGCCGACGTCCAGGTTGACCATCATCTGCTCGGTCACCTCGTCCCACGCGATCTTCGACGGATCGGGGGTCTCGACCTCGACGGGCGCCTCGACGATCACCGGGCGCTTCGCGGCCTTGTGCATCCGCCAGGCGGCATAGCCCGCGCCCGCCGCCATCGGCAGGATGATGACATGCGGCATGCCCGGCAGCAATCCGATCAGCGTCAGGATCGCGGCGACCGGGGTCCAGGTGCGCGCCGAGCCGAACTGGCTGCCGATCTGGCCGGCGAGGTCCTTCTCGGACTTCACGCGGGTGACGATCGCGGCGGCGGCGATGGAGAGCAGCAGCGCCGGCACCTGCGCGACGAGCGCGTCGCCGATCGCGAGCATCGTATAGGTCTGCGCCGCCTTGCCGATCGCCAGGCCGTGGCTGACCGGGCCCAGGATCAGGCCGCCGACGATGTTGGCGGCCAGGATCAGCAGGCCGGCGACCGCATCGCCCTTCACGAACTTTGACGAACCGTCCATCGAGCCGTAGAATTCGGCCTCGGTCGCGACGTCGACGCGACGCTGCTTGGCCTCGTCGGGGGTGATGAGGCCGGCGTTAAGATCGGCATCGATCGCCATCTGCTTGCCGGGCAGCGCGTCGAGGGTGAAGCGCGCCGACACCTCGGACACGCGTCCCGCGCCCTTGGTGACCACGATCAGGTTGATGATGACGATGATCGCGAAGACGAACAGGCCGACGACATAGTCGCCGCCGATCACGAACGATCCGAACGCCTCGATCACATGCCCCGCCGCGGCGGAGCCGGTGTGGCCGTGGACCAGCACGACGCGGGTGGAGGCGACGTTCAGGCCGAGCCGGAACAGCGTCGCGAACAGCAGCACGGTGGGGAAGGAGGAGAAGTCGAGCGGCTTCTCCGCGTTCAGCGCCACCATCAGCACCGCGAGGCTGATGGTGATGTTCATGATGAAGAAGATGTCGAGCAGCGCCGGCGGGATCGGCACCACCATCAGCACGACCAGCAGCAGGATCGCGGCGGGAAGTGCTGCCTGGCGCGCGGAGGAGAACAGCCTCATCGCCTCAGCCCCCCATGCTCGCGAGCATCATATAGGCGAGCTTCGCATTGTTGGGCGACGGGCGCAGCAGGTTCGCCTGGTTGCCGCGCAGCTGGCCGAGCGTCGATTGCGCCCAGCCGAGCGCGTCCTTCGCGCTCTCGCCGGAGCCGGTGACGACGGTGGCGTCGTCGCCCATCGCCAGCGCCTGTGCGGCGAATTGCATCGCGGACGATGTATTGGCGGCGGCGGTTTCGTTCGCCGTGCCCAGCTTGCCCGCGAAGCGGTTGTAGACCTCCGCGAGCGAGCGGGCGGAGCCGTCGCGCTCGAAGAAGACGTTGCGGTTGGCGCGCGCGGCGGCGGGGAAGATCGCGGCCGCGCTGCGATCCGGATCGTTCTTC of the Sphingomonas adhaesiva genome contains:
- a CDS encoding sigma-70 family RNA polymerase sigma factor, giving the protein MSAEPMRGTFAAATPLTYSPRPRARDENALVREHLPLVRRLAWHVHGSVSTAIEVEDLVQVGLVALVEAVASFEDRGAVTLKQYLVTRLRGAMIDELRRHAAMTRGAIRRRREYSRAVNQLSGALHRAPTDRELAEHMGLTPEKLRTDYAAADAVKYESIDEVYADDQPWFASDTPDAFEQLSEAQTRDRLIAAIASLPEREQMVIQLYHVEELNLEEIGEVLGVGAARVCQIKSAAHARLKKAMQRS
- the flhA gene encoding flagellar biosynthesis protein FlhA, encoding MRLFSSARQAALPAAILLLVVLMVVPIPPALLDIFFIMNITISLAVLMVALNAEKPLDFSSFPTVLLFATLFRLGLNVASTRVVLVHGHTGSAAAGHVIEAFGSFVIGGDYVVGLFVFAIIVIINLIVVTKGAGRVSEVSARFTLDALPGKQMAIDADLNAGLITPDEAKQRRVDVATEAEFYGSMDGSSKFVKGDAVAGLLILAANIVGGLILGPVSHGLAIGKAAQTYTMLAIGDALVAQVPALLLSIAAAAIVTRVKSEKDLAGQIGSQFGSARTWTPVAAILTLIGLLPGMPHVIILPMAAGAGYAAWRMHKAAKRPVIVEAPVEVETPDPSKIAWDEVTEQMMVNLDVGYGLVPLVDERRGAPLMGRITGVRRQLSKELGFVVPQVRVRDDINLAPYTYRLMLGGVCVGEDQVSPDEMLALDTGQGFGELIGKKAKDPTFGLDATWISTGDADAATGQGYLVVDSGTVIATHLNHALGANAADLLGADEVQALLDGLKERSPQLVAALAPLPLTALTAVLKGLLNEGIPLKEFRRIAAAISVASTRTHDPFELIELIRPELGPLIISRLAGVREPLRVMTLEGGLEQLLGQAMRNDPGRHVIEPELGRRIVDALQDAAQPLIAEAKPFALVVQPAIRVAIRKLVRTVLPDTPVMSFFEVPEDKPVEVVAIIGGHQQQALAA